In Mycoavidus cysteinexigens, a genomic segment contains:
- a CDS encoding NACHT and WD40 repeat domain-containing protein has translation MLSRITAKITESWQPPETAVERGEAALQAADNYYKEGRQLSGANQNQAFEQALGHFNTAKAALKRGVRCGREAESRPVLGEVYQKQAELWRQQGADVEVVRERYRKAREYFSDPERRAAVQGILNLLSGAPAPGLPQIRRPISLRPSSVTPASTLDSTGIPAPFFENHEPSACPPYALVEPAAITDTQHLAWCLQQTYGNGPQQELQTRVSRLVTPILKKFGKSDKTLFYMREAAALATIPQAETYGLLVDHTLEALGPKHALNIAAVQGLVVIVQNCPTITFLTSKWTKVFQTLRAILNNMDKENPVPVLELMQAISQLLDTMGQAGVSGISRERLQQPLYQMLRDGNWLNPTEDVALSWQIRYACEALAYIPNDESKLEAVLRCFSEVSKVGLATQTLNVNLLRRNFGNFHDALTDLVEVVSSSTATKCNQLREAVQNARNAEAELERGRLDTQNRRHHNRWYVALQYVELLIQANQLEKFETLVRNSAYRQSADFLQGVCQCLERLACTQENTDVPRKAIQFLQSLRDDTAHWMQKEGVLSQVQQSAAVARLRQGVARELNKTLGTSLMFQPEVTQVNQYAAATLARLEARADPSNTYVPPAWDPFWKGRPDTELLEAARRKLTIPLKDRLLKSLSADIQKLQITYVTGQEQDNEIRDALAHYVSPDGVLINAPNYDAENRFNLYNKVCDFLELDTKKVLLLQGEAGLGKSTFSWQFARSRWKAYISLEDAPIPVFITLSSLKSANHNRVIAFFESLGFSTEEIQTLRATERFVFILDGFDNKIEERQRSFYTDNELDKWTQAKVIITSRPEYLGSGYQRKFYPSGQPEALQEYRLAPFSEPLIEQYVDKYKKAHPQSEWTADEYKTRLKRSDLSTLVSNPFVLKMALSGLSKPGDWLPFTRIALYDRFVQDWFKRSQQRLGSIELTPNFVINSVDFSKRFATALYRARDEVTTYVAAEHAPWEEANIASQQPDWRDEFLGDGDVMTELMRLNTSLMRLNAPLIHQGDQYKFIHKSIRDYFVARSIWESKLELSLVKKTVLLNQSLVKDPAVLDFLVERVRQEPEFKAQLLNFIEHYSKREDMQIASANTLTILVRAGVPFSAKDFSEIWAAGADLSYGIFDHTKFNGADLSGVNLQGAWLRGAQLHGTKLAGVEFGEKPTLKVGAEVRACTYSPNGGWLAVGTEEGWIQLYEAESLELLDTYEGHRASVTSVSFSQDGQWLASGSDDGSVKLWSVAPATRGLPPHTYEGHAGVGVTSVSLSRDGQWLASGGDDGSLKLWSAAPATRGLLHRYEGHSSGVTNVSFSEDGNWLASGSDDGSVKLWSAAPATRGLLHTYEGHSSGVTNVSFSEDGNWLASGSDDGSVKLWSAAPATRGLLHRYEGHSSGVTSVSFSEDGNWLASGSDDGSVKLWSAAPATRGLPPHTYEGHARVMSVSFSQNGDWLVSGSSGHSVRLWSVAPATCGLPSHTYEGHRARVTSVSFSRDGRWLASASSDESVKLWSLASATYSLAHTYEGHRASVTSVSFSRKGKQLASGSDDQSVRLWSVENARHGHTVGRHNSGVTSVSLSRDGQWLASGSSDNSVKIWCVGSAMRDPVEMYWHSGVVTSVSFSPDSNWLASGSSDNSVRLWSIERSEMRGHTYKGHSASVNSVSFSPDSKWLASGSDDQNVNLWSVESATRGAVCTYPHNSAVTSVSFSPDSNWLASGGWDGRIKLWLGSGECVATIEDCNGPVRSVAWQEEEAAKGYPMLAIGGEDKAVRLWQIEQEGSRIRVILSWTSYQAKLTVRGASVIPPIEPSERLSSMNARLLQQGGAVMSSEEIPFGI, from the coding sequence ATGCTTTCAAGAATCACTGCAAAAATAACTGAATCATGGCAGCCACCAGAGACGGCGGTTGAACGTGGTGAAGCCGCTCTACAGGCCGCCGATAATTATTATAAGGAAGGTCGGCAGCTTAGCGGTGCGAATCAAAACCAGGCATTCGAGCAGGCACTGGGCCACTTCAATACGGCGAAAGCCGCGCTGAAGCGTGGGGTCCGATGTGGCAGAGAAGCGGAAAGCAGGCCGGTGCTTGGCGAGGTGTATCAAAAACAGGCAGAACTCTGGCGGCAACAAGGCGCTGATGTCGAGGTCGTGCGTGAGAGATATAGAAAAGCGCGAGAGTATTTTTCAGATCCAGAGCGACGGGCTGCGGTGCAGGGAATTTTGAATCTTTTGTCAGGCGCGCCGGCGCCTGGTTTACCTCAGATTAGACGCCCGATTTCCTTACGACCTTCGTCTGTAACGCCCGCCTCCACTCTTGACTCCACGGGGATACCAGCCCCCTTTTTTGAGAATCATGAGCCTTCTGCTTGTCCTCCTTATGCGCTGGTAGAGCCCGCCGCCATTACTGATACGCAGCACCTAGCCTGGTGCTTGCAACAAACCTATGGTAATGGTCCGCAACAGGAACTACAAACACGAGTATCGCGGCTCGTGACCCCAATCCTGAAAAAATTTGGAAAATCAGATAAAACGCTGTTCTATATGCGAGAAGCCGCTGCGCTGGCAACGATTCCGCAGGCAGAAACGTATGGCCTGTTAGTTGACCACACATTGGAGGCGCTTGGCCCTAAGCACGCTCTAAATATAGCTGCGGTACAGGGCCTGGTCGTGATCGTGCAGAATTGCCCAACCATCACCTTCCTTACAAGTAAATGGACCAAGGTGTTTCAGACTTTGCGGGCCATTCTCAATAACATGGATAAAGAAAATCCTGTGCCTGTGCTGGAATTAATGCAGGCCATCTCACAACTATTGGATACGATGGGGCAAGCGGGCGTATCCGGCATTAGCCGTGAGAGGCTACAACAGCCGCTCTATCAAATGCTTCGCGATGGAAATTGGCTAAATCCCACGGAAGATGTAGCGTTGTCCTGGCAAATTCGTTATGCGTGTGAAGCCCTGGCCTATATTCCCAATGATGAAAGTAAGTTGGAGGCTGTGTTGCGGTGCTTCTCTGAGGTGAGCAAGGTGGGCTTGGCGACTCAAACTCTGAATGTGAATTTATTGCGGCGGAACTTTGGAAACTTTCATGACGCATTGACTGATCTCGTAGAGGTCGTCAGCAGCAGCACCGCTACTAAATGTAATCAATTAAGAGAAGCCGTTCAGAATGCACGGAATGCAGAGGCAGAGCTTGAGAGGGGTAGGCTAGACACCCAGAACAGACGGCACCATAATAGGTGGTATGTTGCGCTGCAATATGTAGAGTTGCTGATTCAGGCGAATCAGTTAGAGAAGTTCGAAACACTGGTGCGTAACAGCGCCTATCGTCAGAGCGCCGATTTTTTACAGGGAGTATGTCAGTGCCTGGAGCGTCTGGCGTGTACCCAGGAAAATACGGATGTCCCGAGGAAGGCCATCCAATTTTTACAAAGCCTGCGGGATGACACTGCTCACTGGATGCAAAAAGAAGGGGTACTGAGTCAAGTACAGCAAAGTGCCGCTGTCGCTCGTCTGCGACAAGGTGTAGCCAGAGAGCTGAATAAGACGCTTGGTACGTCGCTTATGTTTCAGCCAGAGGTAACTCAAGTCAACCAGTACGCGGCAGCTACTTTAGCACGGCTGGAGGCACGTGCCGACCCGAGCAATACTTATGTGCCCCCTGCTTGGGATCCGTTTTGGAAGGGACGTCCAGATACGGAGTTGCTAGAAGCTGCTCGCAGGAAGTTAACTATCCCGCTGAAGGATCGACTGCTAAAAAGCCTGTCTGCCGATATTCAGAAATTGCAGATAACGTATGTAACAGGTCAGGAGCAGGATAACGAGATCCGAGATGCGCTGGCGCATTATGTATCACCAGACGGTGTGCTGATAAACGCCCCGAATTACGATGCAGAAAATCGTTTTAATTTATACAATAAGGTGTGTGATTTTCTGGAGCTAGACACGAAGAAAGTATTGCTTTTGCAGGGCGAGGCGGGTTTAGGCAAATCGACCTTTAGCTGGCAGTTCGCCCGTAGCCGGTGGAAGGCGTATATCAGCCTAGAGGATGCCCCCATCCCGGTGTTTATTACGCTGTCGAGCCTGAAAAGCGCCAATCACAATCGGGTCATCGCTTTTTTTGAAAGCCTGGGCTTTTCGACAGAAGAGATACAGACGTTGCGCGCCACCGAGCGCTTTGTTTTTATTCTGGATGGCTTTGATAATAAAATTGAGGAGCGTCAGCGCTCATTCTATACAGATAACGAGCTGGATAAGTGGACACAAGCCAAAGTGATCATCACCAGCCGTCCGGAATATTTGGGCTCTGGCTATCAGCGCAAATTTTATCCGTCCGGCCAGCCCGAAGCCCTTCAGGAATACCGGTTAGCGCCGTTTTCGGAACCCTTAATTGAGCAATATGTTGATAAATATAAAAAAGCCCACCCACAATCTGAGTGGACTGCTGATGAATATAAAACAAGGCTCAAGCGGTCGGATTTAAGTACGCTGGTTAGTAACCCGTTTGTGCTCAAAATGGCGTTGAGCGGGCTATCCAAGCCCGGTGATTGGCTGCCATTTACGCGTATTGCACTCTATGACCGGTTTGTTCAGGACTGGTTTAAGCGCTCGCAACAGCGTCTTGGATCGATTGAATTAACCCCAAATTTTGTCATAAACAGTGTTGACTTCAGCAAACGGTTTGCAACCGCCCTATACCGTGCCAGGGATGAGGTGACTACCTATGTGGCTGCAGAGCATGCCCCCTGGGAAGAGGCTAACATCGCATCGCAGCAGCCAGACTGGCGCGATGAGTTTTTGGGGGATGGCGATGTCATGACGGAATTGATGCGCCTAAATACTTCACTGATGCGCCTGAATGCTCCGCTGATACACCAAGGCGATCAGTACAAGTTTATCCATAAATCGATAAGGGATTATTTTGTAGCGCGCTCGATATGGGAGTCGAAGCTGGAATTATCATTGGTGAAGAAAACCGTATTACTGAACCAGAGCCTGGTGAAGGACCCGGCCGTTCTCGACTTTTTAGTCGAGCGCGTGCGGCAGGAGCCAGAATTTAAAGCGCAGTTACTGAATTTTATTGAGCACTACTCGAAGCGGGAGGATATGCAAATCGCCTCGGCGAATACGCTGACTATTCTGGTCCGGGCAGGAGTGCCGTTTAGTGCAAAAGATTTTAGTGAAATATGGGCGGCTGGGGCGGATCTAAGCTATGGGATATTTGACCATACCAAGTTCAACGGGGCAGATTTAAGTGGCGTTAACTTGCAAGGGGCATGGTTACGGGGCGCACAATTGCACGGAACGAAGCTAGCTGGCGTTGAATTTGGAGAAAAGCCCACTTTAAAGGTGGGGGCCGAGGTTCGTGCTTGCACGTATTCGCCCAATGGAGGTTGGTTGGCGGTTGGCACAGAAGAGGGTTGGATTCAATTGTATGAGGCTGAGAGCTTAGAGCTGTTGGACACGTATGAGGGGCATCGGGCTAGTGTGACGAGTGTGAGCTTTTCTCAAGACGGGCAGTGGCTCGCTTCTGGGAGCGATGACGGAAGTGTGAAGTTATGGAGCGTAGCGCCCGCAACGCGTGGCCTGCCGCCGCATACGTACGAAGGGCATGCTGGTGTGGGTGTGACCAGCGTGAGTCTTTCTCGAGACGGGCAGTGGCTTGCTTCTGGGGGCGATGACGGAAGCTTGAAGTTATGGAGTGCAGCACCCGCAACGCGTGGCCTGCTGCATAGGTATGAAGGGCATAGTTCTGGTGTGACGAATGTGAGTTTTTCGGAAGACGGGAATTGGCTTGCTTCTGGGAGTGATGACGGAAGCGTGAAGTTATGGAGTGCAGCACCCGCAACGCGTGGCCTGCTGCATACGTACGAAGGGCATAGTTCTGGTGTGACGAATGTGAGTTTTTCGGAAGACGGGAATTGGCTTGCTTCTGGGAGTGATGACGGAAGCGTGAAGTTATGGAGTGCAGCACCCGCAACGCGTGGCCTGCTGCATAGGTATGAAGGGCATAGTTCTGGTGTGACGAGTGTGAGTTTTTCGGAAGACGGGAATTGGCTCGCTTCTGGGAGTGATGACGGAAGCGTGAAGTTATGGAGTGCAGCACCCGCAACGCGTGGCCTGCCGCCGCATACGTATGAAGGGCATGCCAGAGTGATGAGCGTGAGTTTTTCTCAAAACGGGGATTGGCTTGTTTCTGGGAGTTCAGGCCACAGTGTAAGGCTATGGAGCGTAGCGCCCGCAACGTGTGGCCTGCCGTCGCATACATATGAAGGGCATCGGGCTCGTGTGACGAGTGTGAGTTTTTCTCGAGACGGGCGGTGGCTTGCTTCTGCGAGTTCTGACGAGAGTGTGAAGCTATGGAGTTTAGCGAGCGCAACATATAGTCTAGCGCATACGTATGAAGGGCATCGGGCTAGTGTGACGAGTGTGAGTTTTTCTCGAAAGGGGAAGCAGCTTGCTTCTGGGAGCGATGACCAAAGTGTGAGGCTATGGAGCGTAGAGAATGCAAGGCATGGCCACACGGTTGGACGGCATAATTCTGGTGTGACGAGTGTGAGTCTTTCTCGAGACGGGCAGTGGCTCGCTTCAGGGAGCTCAGACAACAGTGTGAAGATATGGTGCGTAGGGAGCGCAATGCGTGACCCAGTGGAGATGTATTGGCACAGTGGTGTCGTGACTAGTGTGAGTTTCTCGCCAGACTCGAATTGGCTCGCTTCTGGGAGCTCAGACAACAGTGTGAGGCTATGGAGCATAGAGAGGAGCGAAATGCGTGGCCATACATATAAAGGGCATAGCGCTAGTGTGAATAGCGTGAGTTTCTCGCCAGACTCGAAATGGCTCGCTTCTGGGAGTGATGACCAGAATGTGAATCTATGGAGTGTAGAGAGCGCAACGCGTGGTGCGGTGTGCACATATCCGCATAATAGTGCTGTGACGAGTGTGAGTTTTTCGCCAGACTCGAATTGGCTCGCTTCCGGGGGGTGGGATGGCAGAATTAAGCTATGGTTGGGCTCAGGAGAATGTGTAGCGACCATTGAAGATTGTAATGGTCCTGTTCGTTCGGTTGCGTGGCAGGAGGAGGAAGCGGCAAAAGGTTATCCTATGCTAGCCATAGGAGGAGAAGATAAAGCGGTTCGCCTATGGCAAATAGAACAGGAAGGCAGCCGCATTCGGGTTATTTTAAGTTGGACTTCCTATCAGGCCAAGTTAACCGTTAGGGGCGCGTCCGTTATACCCCCCATTGAACCCTCAGAGCGCTTGAGCTCGATGAATGCCCGCCTGCTCCAACAGGGAGGTGCGGTGATGTCTTCCGAAGAAATCCCTTTCGGGATTTGA
- a CDS encoding IS3 family transposase (programmed frameshift), producing the protein MKRRFSEEQIIRFLRDGEAGLGVQELCRQHGFSKSTYYKWKAKYGGMEVSDAKRLKVLEGENNKLKRLLAEALLDNAALKDVVSRKLVSPQARREAVALLKAEWQLSERRACGLVKLSTSVLRYESKGDSDGQVRERISVLGNERRRFGYRRIHILLKREGWAINVKRVYKLYRQAGLAVRKRHRKRIGLTKSVPLQLPEQPNYAWSMDFVHDALANGRRIRYLNVVDDFTKESLAIEVDTSISGLRVTRVLDRIAQHRALPKMIRVDHGPEFTSQMLDAWAHKRGVNLVFTQPGKPTQNAYIESFNGRFRDECLNDHWFLSLHEARTLIEGRRQDYNSTRPHSALAYNTPTEFAAIYQFKPSDSTQICS; encoded by the exons ATGAAGCGAAGATTTAGCGAAGAGCAAATCATAAGATTTTTAAGGGATGGAGAAGCGGGCTTAGGAGTGCAAGAATTGTGCCGGCAGCATGGTTTCTCTAAGTCGACCTATTACAAATGGAAGGCGAAATACGGGGGGATGGAGGTTTCAGATGCCAAACGCCTGAAAGTTTTGGAAGGGGAAAATAACAAACTAAAGCGTTTATTGGCAGAAGCTTTACTGGATAATGCGGCGTTGAAGGACGTAGTCTCCCGAAAGT TGGTGAGCCCGCAAGCTAGGCGAGAAGCAGTAGCGCTTCTAAAAGCGGAGTGGCAGCTGTCAGAACGCCGAGCGTGTGGGCTCGTCAAATTATCGACTTCGGTACTGCGTTATGAGTCCAAAGGCGATTCCGATGGTCAGGTGAGAGAACGCATAAGCGTATTGGGTAACGAGAGGAGGCGCTTTGGCTATCGGCGCATCCATATACTCCTGAAACGAGAAGGCTGGGCCATCAATGTTAAGCGAGTGTATAAATTGTATAGGCAGGCTGGCTTGGCGGTGAGGAAGCGTCATCGCAAACGAATTGGCTTAACTAAAAGTGTGCCTTTGCAATTACCGGAACAGCCGAACTATGCGTGGTCTATGGATTTCGTCCATGACGCTTTGGCTAATGGGAGACGCATACGTTACTTGAACGTGGTCGATGATTTTACCAAGGAGAGCCTAGCCATAGAAGTCGATACCTCAATTTCTGGGCTGCGAGTCACTCGGGTGTTGGATCGTATCGCTCAACATCGCGCTTTGCCAAAGATGATTCGCGTTGATCATGGGCCCGAGTTTACCAGCCAAATGCTTGATGCATGGGCACATAAGCGCGGCGTCAACCTAGTTTTCACACAACCTGGAAAACCAACCCAGAATGCCTATATCGAGAGCTTTAATGGGCGCTTTCGAGATGAGTGTCTCAATGACCATTGGTTCTTGAGTTTGCATGAGGCACGTACTCTTATTGAGGGTAGGCGGCAAGATTACAATTCTACTCGCCCCCATAGTGCCCTTGCGTATAACACGCCTACTGAGTTTGCGGCTATATATCAATTTAAACCCTCGGATTCTACTCAGATATGTAGCTAA
- a CDS encoding SIS domain-containing protein — protein MNIKMINQPMQPRVERLSKIIGAPIFESTLWGHEYTLDHLNEMLTAQVKSGHFDKFIFYGMGCSSVVSDIVKGFFITHQIPIDVEVVNDYDTEWFVTDKDLTRDKTLVFIVCYSGWSVEPCLFYERMKRLNGALNLIVLSGGGRIAKMAKNDGNSVIEYRMRHADREYPLYHVQQFFSIFLDLFHKLNILEIDYEDQLRDAVSYLKQKFDSSLIDKAYAMAEKLQGSRIVLLSTSKWYVQLLKQTTMFFNEIAMVPTHRNLLHEFSHTEVAAYSNPVEKQAIIILSDSEDDDYTKNKVATLRKLFGDKSIPQNMNIEFFDIQLNQEDFFQKFYFAHFFMVYVAMFLGQMSNVEGRDLISIAAKNPWWSQESIDEHPLCVDIPGELSESIQKSIEVV, from the coding sequence ATGAATATCAAGATGATCAATCAACCCATGCAACCTCGCGTGGAACGCCTTAGTAAAATTATTGGTGCGCCAATATTCGAAAGTACCCTATGGGGACATGAATACACGTTGGACCACCTTAATGAGATGTTGACCGCTCAAGTGAAATCAGGTCATTTTGACAAATTCATATTCTATGGGATGGGTTGTTCCTCAGTCGTCTCTGACATCGTAAAGGGATTCTTTATTACCCATCAAATACCCATTGATGTTGAAGTAGTCAATGACTACGATACCGAATGGTTTGTGACCGACAAAGATTTAACTCGCGACAAAACCCTTGTCTTTATTGTTTGCTATTCAGGATGGTCTGTGGAACCGTGCCTTTTTTATGAGCGAATGAAACGTCTGAACGGTGCGCTCAACTTGATCGTCTTAAGCGGAGGCGGGCGGATTGCGAAGATGGCAAAAAATGATGGAAATTCGGTCATTGAATACAGAATGCGACACGCAGATAGAGAATACCCTCTCTATCATGTACAGCAATTTTTCTCGATTTTTCTTGACCTATTTCACAAACTCAACATCCTTGAGATTGATTACGAAGATCAATTGAGGGATGCGGTTTCATATCTGAAGCAAAAATTCGATAGCTCGCTGATAGATAAGGCATACGCTATGGCCGAGAAATTACAGGGAAGCCGCATTGTACTTCTCTCGACCTCGAAGTGGTATGTTCAATTGCTCAAGCAGACTACTATGTTCTTCAATGAGATTGCAATGGTTCCTACACATCGGAACCTGCTCCACGAATTCTCTCATACTGAAGTGGCGGCCTATTCGAATCCAGTGGAGAAACAGGCGATCATCATCCTGTCGGATTCTGAGGATGATGATTACACAAAGAACAAAGTGGCGACACTCAGAAAATTGTTTGGAGATAAGTCAATTCCTCAGAACATGAATATTGAATTTTTCGATATTCAACTTAATCAAGAGGATTTTTTCCAGAAATTCTATTTCGCACACTTCTTCATGGTTTATGTTGCAATGTTCCTTGGACAGATGAGCAATGTCGAAGGGCGTGACCTTATATCAATCGCGGCTAAGAATCCATGGTGGAGTCAAGAGTCTATAGATGAGCACCCCTTGTGCGTGGACATTCCCGGCGAACTCAGCGAATCGATCCAGAAGAGCATTGAGGTTGTTTAA